One window of Phalacrocorax aristotelis chromosome 26, bGulAri2.1, whole genome shotgun sequence genomic DNA carries:
- the LOC142048707 gene encoding keratin, type II cytoskeletal 4-like yields MSRQAPTVRSVLGRRGFSSASEICGRSYAASACQPVRCGAGAYSSRSVCNLGGNRRISYVNGVCGAGCFGEFGFGGIGYGNVGGRVGLCGPRGFSIVRGYPDRKADGIQGICIDERLLKPLCVGVDPLEHEIRCQEKEQIKTLNTQFACFIDKVRFLEQQNKVLETKWGLLQQYVLPKKGKNLELYFENYICDLRKRLDCLLCEKQKLGSEECATSQLVEEFKCKYEEEINRRTTVENEFVALKKDADCIFLNKEELEVKVDLLRRQLELLKCVFEEERAQVDRQLCDTSVIVKMDNNRDLDMESIIKNVECWYQEIAQKSKEEVDAFYQTRFQELQDKRGKYCDDLQSNKCEISELTRMIQKLQCELENVKKQVSCLQTSICDVEQRGDCALKDAREKHVELQNALQKAKDELACMLRDYQELLNVKLALDIEIATYKTLLEGEESRICVGNPVSVSVVSSGYNIPDDCGMLAANAAACGYGSLGRRSGRHSSQNGGFSSRSAGIHPKRVISSVAKQCVPEVYCQPGAVNCKNGGFSSRSGGYPARTVISTGNAGLNARIGACQAGGVVSFGNQGCVIRQLGGSPVVVANSPEVVACNNGVVGNYGVVRDPCVVP; encoded by the exons ATGAGCAGACAGGCGCCTACAGTGAGATCCGTCCTGGGACGAAGAGGCTTCAGTTCAGCTTCGGAGATCTGTGGTCGGAGCTACGCCGcctctgcctgccagcctgTCCGATGCGGTGCTGGTGCCTATAGCAGCAGGAGCGTCTGCAACCTGGGTGGAAACAGGAGAATTTCCTACGTGAACGGGGTCTGCGGTGCTGGATGTTTTGGAGAGTTCGGCTTCGGCGGCATAGGCTACGGTAATGTTGGAGGAAGGGTTGGCCTTTGCGGCCCCAGGGGATTTAGTATTGTGAGAGGTTACCCCGATCGCAAGGCTGATGGCATCCAAGGCATCTGCATCGATGAACGCCTCCTGAAGCCCCTCTGTGTTGGGGTCGACCCGCTGGAACATGAAATACGCTGTCAGGAGAAGGAACAGATCAAGACCCTCAACACCCAATTTGCCTGCTTCATCGACAAG GTCCGATTCCTGGAGCAGCAGAACAAAGTGCTGGAGACCAAGTGGGGCCTCCTGCAGCAATACGTCCTaccaaagaaagggaaaaacctTGAACTGTACTTTGAGAATTACATCTGCGACCTGCGGAAGCGCCTGGACTGCTTGCTatgtgaaaagcaaaaactgGGCAGCGAAGAGTGTGCCACGAGCCAGCTGGTGGAGGAGTTCAAGTGCAA ATATGAAGAGGAAATCAACAGACGCACAACCGTAGAGAACGAGTTTGTGGCACTCAAAAAG GATGCAGACTGTATCTTTTTGAACAAGGAAGAGTTGGAGGTGAAGGTCGATCTGTTAAGAAGGCAGTTAGAGCTGTTGAAATGTGTGTTTGAGGAG GAACGAGCTCAGGTAGATCGCCAGCTGTGCGACACTTCGGTCATCGTGAAAATGGACAACAACCGAGACCTGGACATGGAAAGCATCATCAAGAATGTTGAATGCTGGTACCAAGAAATAGCTCAGAAGAGCAAAGAAGAAGTTGATGCTTTCTATCAAACCAGG TTTCAGGAGCTTCAGGATAAGAGAGGCAAGTATTGCGATGATCTGCAAAGCAACAAGTGTGAGATTTCAGAGCTAACCCGGATGATACAGAAGCTGCAGTGTGAACTGGAGAATGTGAAGAAGCAG GTCTCCTGCCTGCAAACCTCCATTTGTGATGTTGAGCAGCGTGGGGACTGTGCCCTGAAAGATGCCCGGGAGAAGCACGTTGAGCTGCAGAACGCCCTCCAGAAGGCCAAGGATGAGCTGGCTTGCATGCTGCGGGATTACCAGGAGCTGCTGAACGTCAAGCTGGCCCTGGATATTGAGATTGCAACATACAAGACTCTACTGGAGGGTGAAGAGAGCAG GATATGTGTGGGGAACCCGGTGAGCGTGT CTGTGGTCAGCAGTGGCTACAATATCCCCGATGACTGCGGGATGCTGGCTGCAAACGCGGCTGCGTGTGGCTACGGCTCCCTGGGGAGACGGTCCGGACGACACAGCTCCCAGAATGGAGGCTTCAGCTCCCGGAGCGCTGGGATTCACCCCAAGAGAGTCATTAGCTCGGTGGCCAAGCAGTGTGTCCCAGAGGTGTATTGCCAACCCGGAGCGGTCAACTGCAAAAATGGGGGATTCAGCTCCCGGAGCGGGGGGTACCCAGCTCGCACCGTCATCAGCACGGGAAACGCGGGCCTGAATGCCAGGATCGGGGCTTGCCAGGCCGGTGGGGTGGTCAGCTTCGGAAACCAAGGCTGCGTCATCAGGCAGCTGGGGGGCTCTCCCGTCGTCGTTGCCAACAGCCCCGAAGTTGTGGCGTGCAACAACGGCGTGGTGGGGAACTACGGGGTCGTCAGGGACCCGTGCGTTGTGCCGTAG